Proteins encoded by one window of Halobacteriovorax sp. GB3:
- a CDS encoding NAD(P)-dependent oxidoreductase, giving the protein MAEVVRTTKRFKVIRKRVSEYQGNNFKQFEKDHLEIIPEIDYIWSEDGSNEQGPLILITNSQTDIEQFSDEELAKTELLIHPNSGHDNLTKEFVEKVNFPIILGNPIRSHAVVNYIMSALFKHFVHFEHQKEWDPNREWNRSLLKEKNILLIGYGHIGKLVHQSLGPLVKDIHIYDPDKGHSELKLEDRNIVIVAASLNPTSHGLIDKKFLNSLPTDFVLINPARGKIVNQLELMEVFSKNKRATAYLDVFENEPYSSLDFLGLNNIMTTSHIAGVYSGLNSEIVKYEFDVINKFIEYYDDLNAFKEHFSDLLLQNKLRGDYFL; this is encoded by the coding sequence ATGGCAGAAGTGGTACGCACAACCAAACGATTTAAAGTAATCAGAAAAAGAGTCTCTGAGTATCAGGGAAATAACTTTAAACAATTTGAAAAAGATCACTTAGAAATTATTCCAGAAATTGATTACATATGGTCAGAAGATGGGTCCAACGAACAGGGCCCACTGATCCTCATAACAAATTCCCAAACAGATATCGAACAATTTAGCGATGAAGAACTGGCAAAAACAGAGCTTTTGATTCATCCAAATTCTGGCCACGATAATCTAACAAAGGAATTTGTAGAAAAAGTAAATTTCCCAATCATTCTAGGAAATCCAATTCGCTCTCATGCTGTAGTCAATTATATTATGAGTGCTCTTTTTAAACACTTTGTTCACTTTGAACATCAAAAAGAATGGGACCCTAATCGCGAATGGAATCGATCTCTTCTAAAAGAGAAAAATATTCTTCTTATTGGTTATGGGCACATTGGAAAACTCGTCCATCAATCTCTTGGACCCCTCGTTAAAGACATTCATATCTATGATCCAGACAAAGGTCATAGTGAATTAAAGCTTGAGGATCGAAATATTGTTATTGTCGCCGCGAGCTTAAACCCGACATCCCATGGTCTCATTGATAAGAAGTTTTTAAATTCACTTCCAACAGACTTTGTTCTTATCAATCCAGCTCGAGGAAAGATTGTTAACCAACTAGAGCTGATGGAAGTCTTCTCTAAAAACAAAAGAGCAACTGCCTATCTCGATGTTTTTGAGAACGAACCCTATAGTAGCCTAGACTTTTTGGGATTAAATAATATTATGACCACATCTCACATCGCTGGCGTTTACTCTGGACTCAATAGTGAGATTGTTAAATATGAATTCGATGTCATCAATAAATTTATTGAGTATTACGATGATCTCAATGCTTTCAAAGAGCATTTTTCAGATCTATTACTACAAAATAAATTACGTGGTGATTACTTTCTATAG
- a CDS encoding arginase family protein encodes MKNKILKDKMNAYLCPPGNGVFTVNTAKERKEVLHKKIYGQTQEIETQWQKSLENLDESSKACILGICSDTGGGILRGANWGPLFLRLQLLNDYPELVTQDLGDVRVIPHLLHDKYLNDPTIANCRKALYGEDNSSLPVSSLSIAEDFVSSFYENYPKKGLFSIGGDHSVSYPLVKSYLQSRKKQGIKAAVIHFDAHTDLLVERLGIDICFGSWATHILGDLESPDLLFQIGIRSSGRPKEHWESTFGVRQFWANEVLKQGPSAISAAILKSLKEQNVDELYVSFDIDALDAKYASATGTPEIGGLAPHDAMVILKELEKEFPIKSADMVEIAPFLATENADQSEPDSTLAVGASLSAFMIEAINRANT; translated from the coding sequence ATGAAAAATAAAATATTAAAAGATAAAATGAACGCTTATCTCTGTCCTCCGGGAAATGGAGTCTTTACTGTAAATACAGCAAAAGAGAGAAAAGAAGTTCTTCATAAAAAGATTTACGGTCAAACTCAAGAAATTGAAACTCAATGGCAAAAGTCGCTAGAGAATCTTGATGAATCTTCTAAGGCCTGTATCTTAGGGATTTGTTCCGATACAGGAGGTGGGATTCTTAGAGGAGCAAACTGGGGTCCACTCTTTTTAAGGCTTCAGCTTCTAAATGACTACCCAGAACTTGTAACGCAAGATTTAGGTGATGTTAGAGTTATCCCTCACCTTTTACATGATAAATATCTCAATGACCCAACTATAGCGAATTGTCGAAAGGCACTCTATGGAGAAGACAATTCTTCTCTTCCGGTTAGTTCACTTTCGATTGCCGAAGACTTTGTGAGTTCCTTTTATGAGAATTATCCAAAGAAAGGACTCTTCTCAATTGGTGGTGATCACTCAGTAAGTTATCCACTTGTTAAGAGTTATCTCCAATCGAGAAAGAAACAAGGAATTAAAGCAGCCGTTATCCACTTTGATGCTCATACCGACCTTCTTGTTGAAAGACTTGGAATTGATATTTGTTTTGGCTCATGGGCAACCCATATCTTAGGAGATCTCGAATCTCCAGACCTACTTTTCCAAATAGGAATTAGATCATCAGGAAGGCCAAAAGAACACTGGGAGTCGACTTTTGGTGTTCGCCAATTCTGGGCCAATGAAGTTCTCAAGCAAGGTCCATCGGCCATTAGTGCGGCAATTCTTAAAAGTCTAAAAGAGCAAAATGTAGATGAACTCTATGTTAGTTTTGATATTGATGCCCTCGATGCCAAGTACGCATCAGCTACGGGAACTCCAGAAATCGGTGGACTTGCTCCGCACGATGCTATGGTCATCCTAAAAGAACTCGAAAAAGAGTTTCCAATTAAAAGTGCTGACATGGTAGAGATTGCTCCATTTCTAGCAACAGAAAATGCAGATCAATCTGAGCCCGATTCTACATTGGCCGTAGGTGCAAGCCTGTCTGCTTTTATGATTGAGGCCATCAACCGTGCCAATACTTAA
- the aat gene encoding leucyl/phenylalanyl-tRNA--protein transferase has product MPILKFPPLVQADENGLLAIGGDLSIDSLLLAYMHGIFPWPINDEYPLAWFSPDPRGLIELKDFHLPRSLKKFLKKCDYQITYNQAFKEVMLKCQELTNRTDQDGTWITEEILKAYHDLFLAGFAYSVECWSDGELIGGLYGVKINRYFSGESMFYRKENASKVVLYSLCQKLDELGVEFLDTQMVTPVVASLGGREMDRDEFIKRLQSAIARPLESDF; this is encoded by the coding sequence GTGCCAATACTTAAATTCCCCCCGCTCGTTCAGGCCGATGAGAATGGTCTCCTCGCAATTGGAGGAGACCTAAGTATTGACTCACTTTTATTGGCCTATATGCACGGAATATTCCCCTGGCCAATTAATGATGAATATCCGCTTGCCTGGTTTAGTCCAGACCCAAGAGGTTTAATCGAATTAAAAGATTTTCATCTTCCACGTTCTTTAAAAAAGTTCTTAAAAAAATGTGACTATCAGATAACCTATAATCAAGCGTTCAAAGAAGTTATGCTTAAATGCCAAGAACTAACAAATCGAACAGATCAAGATGGAACGTGGATCACTGAAGAAATTTTAAAGGCCTATCATGATCTCTTTCTAGCGGGATTCGCTTATAGCGTAGAATGCTGGAGTGATGGTGAGTTAATCGGTGGTCTTTATGGTGTGAAAATTAATCGTTATTTTTCTGGTGAATCGATGTTCTATAGAAAAGAGAATGCATCCAAAGTTGTTCTCTATTCTCTGTGCCAAAAATTGGATGAACTCGGAGTTGAGTTTCTCGATACTCAAATGGTAACTCCAGTTGTTGCATCTCTAGGTGGTAGAGAAATGGATCGTGATGAGTTTATCAAGCGACTCCAATCGGCAATTGCCAGACCTTTAGAGAGTGACTTTTAA
- a CDS encoding 4Fe-4S binding protein has translation MILDKDLYQERGALAAFKETIILFFRDLFYLVTKNKRTPEFLSSLDFRGIPKKKTPLYCKDCQVCVDICPTNALELKQTNLYLDVEKCIYCQDCVDFCPDKILISSTESSFCSHGENKEFIINLDRESDEG, from the coding sequence ATGATTTTAGATAAAGACCTCTATCAAGAAAGAGGTGCTCTAGCAGCTTTCAAAGAGACAATTATTCTCTTTTTTAGAGATCTCTTTTATCTCGTTACTAAGAATAAGAGAACTCCAGAGTTTTTAAGTTCACTCGACTTTAGGGGCATCCCAAAAAAGAAAACGCCACTTTATTGTAAAGACTGTCAGGTCTGTGTGGATATATGTCCAACGAATGCCCTTGAATTGAAACAAACAAATCTCTATCTCGATGTAGAGAAGTGTATTTATTGCCAAGACTGTGTCGATTTCTGTCCAGATAAAATCCTTATTTCTTCAACAGAGAGTTCATTTTGTTCTCATGGAGAGAATAAAGAGTTTATTATTAATTTAGATCGTGAGTCTGATGAAGGTTAG
- a CDS encoding NADH-quinone oxidoreductase subunit C: MLASLETALKERFKEKYQLGELQSKLTVDQFEKSIFYELKNTYGFIQLADVATFESQIYFVLVNLEFHKKLIVTFPLNHHYRESISDIYPSASWYEREYVNQFIISDHKKLSPLFVSKEHPELNGFKRDLSVSEEIELSREYLEVGPLGPHGQNIAKIGLELDGDRICRLEFLPGFHRIALEDSLRTKSYLQIPSLLESYFAPYSVEYAFSWYHAIELKLNLSITERAQAIRMVLLELSRISGHLYVFERVFSQFKVDIESFQLLGFKNSIHSLFNAYNKSQYGEGIIKLGGVCSDLPVGWISKCLSVLSELSKSLHLLKRSFTNSNHWMSKTKTFEIEATDALSYGLTGPSLRSSGINYDLRKVDPFYFYNEVQFEIPLGINGTNYDRYLVRLEEIFQSIQIILQVLDNLPLGESQTGPLRDLEELRKVDREQYIEKVRQGIVVESDLFYSSIEGTNGELGQMFIGPISKNSPAMVKLRTPSYSQLQSLETLLKDASLVDLSTSFSIFGIETREVDR, encoded by the coding sequence ATGTTGGCTAGTTTAGAAACTGCTCTTAAAGAACGTTTTAAAGAAAAGTATCAGTTAGGAGAGCTACAAAGTAAGCTAACTGTCGATCAATTTGAAAAGTCCATTTTCTATGAACTGAAAAACACTTATGGATTTATTCAATTGGCCGATGTGGCAACATTTGAATCTCAAATTTACTTTGTTCTCGTTAATTTAGAATTTCATAAAAAGTTGATCGTGACATTTCCTCTCAATCATCATTACCGAGAAAGTATTAGTGATATTTATCCGAGTGCGAGCTGGTATGAAAGAGAGTATGTTAATCAATTTATCATTTCTGATCATAAAAAACTCAGTCCACTCTTTGTCTCAAAAGAGCATCCTGAACTCAATGGATTTAAGCGTGATCTTTCAGTAAGTGAAGAGATTGAGTTGTCTAGAGAATATTTGGAAGTGGGCCCTCTTGGTCCTCATGGACAAAATATTGCTAAGATTGGTCTTGAATTAGATGGTGATCGAATATGTCGATTGGAGTTCTTGCCAGGATTTCATCGCATAGCTTTAGAGGACTCGCTTCGTACTAAGAGCTACCTTCAAATTCCATCTCTTTTAGAATCTTATTTTGCACCTTATTCTGTTGAGTATGCTTTTAGTTGGTATCATGCCATCGAGTTAAAACTTAACCTATCGATTACTGAAAGAGCTCAGGCCATTCGTATGGTTCTTTTAGAGTTATCGCGAATCTCTGGTCATCTCTATGTTTTTGAAAGAGTTTTCAGTCAATTCAAAGTAGATATTGAGAGTTTTCAACTTCTAGGATTCAAAAATAGCATTCATTCACTATTTAATGCCTACAATAAGTCTCAGTATGGAGAAGGTATTATAAAACTTGGTGGAGTATGTAGTGATCTTCCTGTTGGTTGGATATCAAAGTGTCTTAGCGTTTTATCGGAATTATCCAAGTCCCTTCATTTGTTAAAAAGGTCTTTTACAAATTCTAATCATTGGATGAGTAAAACAAAAACATTTGAAATCGAGGCAACAGATGCTTTGTCTTATGGCCTTACTGGTCCTAGTTTAAGATCAAGTGGAATTAATTATGATCTTAGGAAAGTTGACCCTTTTTACTTTTATAATGAAGTCCAATTTGAAATCCCTTTAGGAATCAATGGTACAAATTACGATCGCTATCTTGTTCGTTTGGAAGAAATATTTCAGTCGATTCAAATTATTCTTCAGGTTCTTGATAATCTGCCTTTAGGAGAGTCTCAAACGGGACCTTTAAGAGATTTAGAAGAATTAAGAAAAGTTGATCGCGAACAGTATATTGAAAAAGTCAGACAGGGAATTGTCGTTGAGAGTGATCTTTTTTATAGCTCCATAGAGGGGACCAACGGAGAGTTAGGGCAGATGTTTATTGGTCCAATTTCTAAGAATTCTCCTGCAATGGTGAAGCTTAGAACGCCTTCATATTCACAATTGCAATCTTTAGAGACACTTCTTAAAGATGCATCTCTCGTTGATCTATCAACGAGCTTTTCAATCTTTGGAATTGAAACCAGAGAGGTCGATAGATGA